In Candidatus Dormiibacterota bacterium, one genomic interval encodes:
- the leuD gene encoding 3-isopropylmalate dehydratase small subunit: MQPFTRVRGVAAPLDRPNVDTDQIIPKQFLKRIERSGYGPFLFYDWRYQGDGVTENPEFELNREPWRHAPVLLAGRNFGCGSSREHAAWALEDYGVRVVIAPSFSDIFRSNALKIGLLPVQLPEEVVTRWMDLAREEPGLEATADLEKGYVEFNGERLPIELDEDARERMIGGLDDIALSLRLSDTIAGFEAQRPGRLPTTAGLGG; this comes from the coding sequence GTGCAGCCGTTCACCCGCGTCCGCGGCGTCGCCGCCCCGCTCGACCGTCCCAACGTCGACACCGACCAGATCATCCCCAAGCAGTTCCTGAAGCGGATCGAGCGCAGCGGCTACGGCCCCTTCCTCTTCTACGACTGGCGCTACCAGGGCGACGGGGTCACCGAGAACCCCGAGTTCGAGCTCAACCGCGAGCCCTGGAGGCACGCCCCGGTGCTGCTCGCCGGCCGCAACTTCGGCTGCGGCTCGTCGCGCGAGCACGCCGCCTGGGCGCTCGAGGACTACGGGGTGCGGGTGGTGATCGCCCCGTCGTTCAGCGACATCTTCCGCAGCAACGCGCTGAAGATCGGGCTGCTGCCGGTCCAGCTCCCCGAGGAGGTGGTGACCCGCTGGATGGACCTGGCCCGCGAGGAGCCGGGGCTGGAGGCCACCGCCGACCTCGAGAAGGGCTACGTCGAGTTCAACGGCGAGCGGCTGCCGATCGAGCTCGACGAGGACGCCCGCGAGCGCATGATCGGCGGCCTCGACGACATCGCCCTCAGCCTGCGCCTCTCCGACACCATCGCCGGGTTCGAGGCGCAGCGGCCGGGCCGGCTGCCCACCACCGCCGGTCTCGGCGGCTGA